AGGATGCGGCTTGGACTGCCAGATTCTAATGTGGAAATATCTCCATCTTGCTGCAGCGCGCTTTCTGTGCCGATATAGACCAACTGCTCATCCGGTGAGAGGGCCACAGCTTCGAAAGCGTTATTGCTGCGAACGCCCACACCCATCTCCACATCAGGAAGATAGTACGCAGGAAGCACATATTCGCTGATGAATGTGCCATCGAGAGCCATCTCACGGACAAAGGGCATTTCTTCCGCATCGGATTCACTGCTCCATAACAGGCTGTCAGTCGCCTGAATATAGCGAATTGCTTCTGGATCAACGCTGTTCAAGGCGAACTCTGTCCCATCTTCTTGCAGAATAGGGGTGGTATCTGTGATGGTCAGGCCGCTAAAGGCTGTTTCGCTGATGTCTAGCGACAGCGTATAGAATCGTGCAGGGCCTAAGGCGCTGCGGTCATCGCTGATAGCATAATAAACATCTCGGTCTGCGTCGTAGGTGATGCCAGATAAGCCCCCGACCTCGGTATCTTCATAGAGCGTGCCTGTCTCTAGCTGTTGTTCACCCAGTAGCGTCAGGGTAATGGGTGGTGTTTCTTGCCCGATGGCACTTTGAGCGCTGATCAAAGCCAGTAATGTGAGCAGTAACCTGTAAAGGCTGTTTTTCATCTTTGAGCAACTTTCACGACTTTATGATTTGGCAGTACGTAATGTGAGCGTTTACAATACGTTGGTTGCTTAGAAAGTGCAAAATA
The Phototrophicus methaneseepsis DNA segment above includes these coding regions:
- a CDS encoding esterase-like activity of phytase family protein, producing the protein MKNSLYRLLLTLLALISAQSAIGQETPPITLTLLGEQQLETGTLYEDTEVGGLSGITYDADRDVYYAISDDRSALGPARFYTLSLDISETAFSGLTITDTTPILQEDGTEFALNSVDPEAIRYIQATDSLLWSSESDAEEMPFVREMALDGTFISEYVLPAYYLPDVEMGVGVRSNNAFEAVALSPDEQLVYIGTESALQQDGDISTLESGSPSRILIYDRMTGNVAAEYIYEVGPIPVSADLPTTTQDNGLVALLPYDETQLVAIERSFVLGVGNTIAIYLVDFTEATNIAGESSIAELDFTPVAKTHLLTLEEGTFGLDVDNIEGATWGPTINEQQTLVLVSDNNFNAPAQMYTQFIVLLVGS